GGTACAGCAGGGATCCATGAAGCAGGTGGAGGGGTTTGACAGGGCAGAACTTCCCAGTTTAGAGGGACGGAAGAGACCGGTTGTGTTTGGCTATTTTTCTAATTCAAGAAACATCCCGTTACCTAGGCATGTTATCACTTAAGAATACTGAGTTTGGAGAATTCGTTAAGGGTTTTCTGGTGGAGAGAAGATGAGCTTTGGAGAGAACTTGGAACTTGAAATccaagaatgtctttttttttaaatgattatggGCATTTTGCTAAACTTTCTGAGCTTCATGTAGTTTTTGGTTCCAGTGTATCCTCAGCCACCTTACTGTTTTACACTGGATGTTTACCTATAACTCTGTGGCACCTCTCTTGGGGTAGAAATCTCAGAATGCCtgtctatatacatatatactacacacagcaaaatgtattaaataattttattcttttctcctttatattacTAACAGTAGCCCAGTGTTAAGCATTTTAGAAaacctgaagaaataaaaagattttgagtttacacacacatgtataaaaatatatattcagataaGCAAAAATCTGCTCATTGCATTGCCTAGCTTTCAAGtgtgccaaaaataaataaataaaacatctgcaaatcaaaAGATAGGGCTAGGCAGttttgttaaaattcattttaacaattttagatGACCAACACATGGTAATGAAATTCAAGTTAAAGTTACGGCcagttaacatttgaaaaaaacattgtgtgCTACTTGGGAGTAGTCCTTAAACAGAATCTGCTTTGTGCTTAAAACAGAGCTAGGTTCATCGTTTCAACAGTAAGCAGCAATGAAGATCAAGAAAATCCTCCACTTTTCTAAGAACCACTCTATcgtagaaaggaaaaaaactgaaaaaaggtaTCGCCATCTTTTCACAATGGACATCAAAGTCAGAATTGTAGATTTACTAAGtgcttggattaaaaaaatactaacacAATAAGATCCTTGGTTAATtacctttgatttttaaaaatttgaatacataaaatatttgctcATTGGTATAACTTGAACTATCTTGCCTCCATCAAGTACTTTAAATGTGCAAAATGTTAGTCGTCTCAGCATTCAATGCTCTTCACATTCTGTCACCGAAGCCTGGAGATGAACCATCTCAGGGAGGTATCATTGCCAAGGAAGATGCAAAGCAGGCAAagaaacccaaaaaaacaaaaaccaataatTCAGTCCTATGCCAGAGTCTCAAAGGTAGGTAGGCTGTTTCTGATCTGAGGTGAAATAAGTAATTCAAAATGTCCATACGCTAATGAAAGATACAGTATTGAATCTTttgacacaaaaacaaaagaataatgataTTGCTACTTGGAACAGTATTCAACGTGGACAAGCAGATCTCGATGCTCGGTGACTGGATACTGGATGTTGCACTTGGGACACCCCACCTGGCTTTCATTGAGTGTGGCAGTGGGACTTTTTGGTGACgcaacttttacttttttttcagtctctctctggAAGGTGACTAATGGCTCTGTGAAACCAAACTCACGAAGCTGCTTCTGAAAAATAAACGTCAAATGAACACGGCTTGTATAGAGGCCTCCTGTTCAGCAGTTCTAATTGCTCTGTTAGATACTCCAGTTGCTTCAGTCTTCTGGACTGATTTTCATTTCAATCTCTGCTCATTGGTATTATGGTGGTAACACACAAGTTGGCTATAAATAACCCAAATTATCCAGGAAGTACTAGGGTTGGGTGTTCATATAGATAGGTTTTATTAAATGCTTAGAGCCAAATGGAAAGGTGGGCTTGTGTGCAGGGCTGAGAAAATCTGCTAAGTTTGTAAAAGAGGGGCAACTTCAGCAATAAAGAACTACATGGAATTAAGTGCAGCAAAGAATTTTAGCAGGTCAAACAGGTGATACACAGAAATGACTAAGATACTGCACCATTCCTTTGTGACTTCCCTTGCTCATGTTCTTTTCCTGAGGAACTTAGAATAGTCAGTAAGgcttaaaaatgaacattttaccACATACTAGGAAGATGATGAACAGTGGGAACACAAAAGAAAAGTACAGGAAAATTATGGACTCTTTTGTATACCCTCTGGCTTCCTaaactttgaaaaacagtcaTGAAAAGGAATTAATTCTAAATATcaatttcaaatattataaaCGGTCAAAATCCATGGCATACTAGAGAATGGggtcaaaaatatattttcttttattcataaagaagttacaaatgacttttttttaacaactgcttttttctcttttgaaaattgaGGAATTCGATACGTAACATTCTACCATCTGCAGATATTCGGCAGTGCTAGagtgatatataatatatgtgcTAATgggacatggacacacacacacacacacacacagaggtttgGTCCAAAAGCTTATTAGTAGGACAAAAATAGGTAAGTCAAAAACCATTTCCTTATAGAAACAATGTTATTTAAAAGGtaaatgtttttatagattttgtTCAGAGTAATCTATAGAATGTGCTTAACTCAATATACCTAAATAGCGTATTGACAGTAATAGTCCATTATCTCTAAaaccagcattttttttctttctttctttttaaatagaaaaacataatttCAGTTTAGGATCTACAACTGCCCTGCCTTGCGCCCTGCATCCCCAGGCCAGGCACTGTTTAGAGCTTCTAGAATCCCAGCGCCTGGGGCAGGTAGGGGATGATCCCAGGCACTGGTAATGTTATCATTACCAAGAGGCACATAATGTCCCTCTGACTGGTGCTCTGAACTGATGCTCAAAGGGCAAATGCTGTAGCCTCCTGCTTTGGGAACTGGTTTGacatataaatggaaagatggtgaaaaagatgaaaataaatcttAGTTGAATCATGCCAGACTCACCAAGGATTCCAACTGCGTTATCTGATTTCTTGCTTTTTGGAGCTCCTTAAGAATTACATGCAATTGATGCTGCATATTTTGACGGtcaagtttttcattttcaaagtctAAAGTACATGCCTGCATCTGGAAAAAATTGCCCAGGACAAGACAATTACAgttagtgtgtgtatgtgtgtgtgtgtatgtatatatatatatatatatagtctagTTTTCTTGACTGGAGGCTTGTATTTCTTTATGATCACAAGAAGCAAAAGTATGTTGTACCATCAGAGCAAGCATTCCTCTGAGCACAGTGAGATGCTGATAAATTGAGAAGATTTGTCCAAGGAGCAAAGCCACAGCTTGGGGTCCCAGTGAGTGAAAAGCAGCTGAAGAAGCTGCTGGTTCGGGTCTGTCCTCCATATCCCCCTTTTtgtgaggaagggagagaggggaaagagaTGGCTGTTCACTGGTTTAGAACAGACTAAAAATCTCTGGTCTATATTCAGAGAATAAATGGTACCTCTTTGAGTTCTCAGGTTTTCTGGTAGTCCTATAAAGGAACATCATATCAGACTAGAACTCATTTAGGGAAGAATAAAATTTGCTAAGGCAAGAAAATTACCATCTCACCTCAGCAAATTTGGCTTAGCCAACAGACAGGAACAGGTATATATGGCTGGCACAGATagtcactttaaatatttttgttaaaggttttaaaaagcatttttcgTAACTTTCAAATGGTTCTTCATAGAATAGTGTAAACATGAggaaaattccattttctaaaGGGTTACAGTGACTTTAGAAGCAACCCCACTGAGTACCTGTTGTTCCAACAGAGCCATCCTTGTCTGTTCCTCTTGCTGCTTTAACAGAGACGTGTAAAGAAGCTGGACCTGTAGGATGTGAAGAGAGCCAACACTGTCACACGTGACCTTTTAGGGCTTGACCTTGACCCAGACATGAGAGGCTCACAAGTCTCACAGCTCTAACCCGGGTAACACCTACTCTTCTGGGTGAGCCATTTCCACTGGGGTTTGACGGTGACCTATGCAAGCAGCTGGGCTGAGAGTTCCCTGAAGCACACATTGAAAGTTAATAAAAAGCACTAAATTGCTGTGGACACATCCACTTTCTGGCAGGTTCTGACAGCCACTAATATTTCTGAGTAGGATAACAAAGTTGGCAATGCCTTGCCTCCTTGGCCACAGAGCTGGAGCAAAATTCTCAATCATTTTTGCTTAATCTCTCATAAATATCACTGCTCGTAGCCGCAGGCAGAAGTGAGGGTGGTAAAGACCAAGGAGGCAAATATcacagagtaatttttttctctctcaaattttggaggatttaaaaaattactattctAATAGcagaaataattaacatttaccTCGCCCTTTAATTTACAAAAAGCACTTTCACACTCTCTCAACCTTCACAAAAGCTCCATGAGGCAAGAAGAGGTTATTATTATTACGATTATTAATTTCACACATGTATAACCTGCATATCAGAGAAGTTAGTTGATTTTCTGAAGGCACACATCCAGAACTAGAGACCAGGTATGGACTCCAAATGatgttttttccattattttgtgCTACTGagcaaaatttaaatgaatgagcTTCTGTTGAAGTAGTATTCAATTCTAATGAGCCTAACTTAGTAGCGCCAGGATTGCTGAGACGGACCTCCTGGATCATGCTGTGAGCATAACGAGAACCCGGGCGGCATCTGCTGAATTAACTTGGGCACAGTGTCATCACGATCACAGCACCAGCCTAGGAATCAGCCTGGATCCCCTCTTGACTTCACCCCTTTTGGCGTCTCACACACCTGCCTCCTTCTCACTCAGAACCTGTGTTTGTGGGTTCCTCGCCAGGAGGGAATTCCCGCCATCACTCACCTCACTGGTTCCCTCTCACCATCAAGTCTTTGTCCAAAATGCCATCTCCTCAGTGATGCCTCACCTGGCCCCCAATTTCTCTTGGTCATAgtaccctgttttattttctttagtttacttgtttatttagaTATGTGTTTATGGTCTCCCTTCTAAATACGAACTGCTTTGGGGGTCGGAGGCAGGAACTTCTGTTGTCCTTGATGGTTCCCGAGCAgttaaaatagtgcctggcacttagtaagcaCAATGTAAAATCTGAATTATGAACCCTAGGAAACCTTGTTGGCTAGACCCACCTGAGATAAGAGCTCTTCGgatctcttcttctcttcctcaagTTTTTCCCTGGCAAGGTCATTCTCTTCCTTGAGcctttgtattttctctgttttatgcCTGTCATCTTCCAGATACTGTACATCTGCCTTTCTTTGTGAACACAGCAGTTGATTTAAATCTTGAACTTCTTTCTGGGTTTCTTCATACTTTCTTCGAAATTCACTAAgttcaaaattcaactgagtGATGGTTTGTCGCTGCACCTCAAGATCATTTTTTGCATTTGCCAAGAGATGGTTGtaaaatttctgcttttcttcttgaAGACAACCTATGACAAACACATCAGGGCACAACTCACTTTATAAAATAGATcatcttcctgaaaaaaaaaaatgtcagtatGTTTCTATAAACAAGATCACATTATTTCCTCACTTTCTAAAATGAAGGGTGAAGAGGTAGGGGCTCTGGTTGATATTTGACAGAACAAGAAACAGAAGTTCAGGTTGAAGTTACAAAATGAATAAAGAGAAGAACTAGAAATGGTAATATAATTATTCTGAGGGAGGGAAAGTCACTAAtgtctaaagaaaataaatcaacaaataagGACATTAGCTCATCATTTAAAGATACAGAGTAGTTaccaaaatcaaaaccagaaatgcTAAAAGCAGCTTCCCCGACGGGAGGAAGAAATAGGGATTAGGATGGCATGGGAAAGGTGGGGCAGGGCCTTCTGTACTGTGGTTACATTATTTTAACAAGTGCTTATATTACTTTGAtaaaacacacagagagagagagagatagcagaagagaggcagagagcaagagagtgaaagggaaaagaaaaactgttaccaaaggaaaaaactaGACTTCACCCAtcattaaaattctacttttatgTGCAATAAACTTATAAAGGCATTACAGTAGTAACTTTGTCCTCTTTAGGGATAAACAGCTTTGAATTATCTCTAGAGATattcacccccccccctttttttaacattagcttcatttaaaatattcaaatgtgaAGCTCTGAGATTACGAGTCTTGCTGGGCTTTCTTTAGCCTTGTCTTATGTAATTCAACGTTCCAGTCACACCAGGGCTGTCAGTCATTTAAATGAGTGCTTTGTATGGGGGTTTCTCTTTCCCTGGCTCATCCCCCGGAACGACTGAATCTACTTCCCTATTTGTAACACGAGACAGAGGATctttcctgccccacctctcAGGGTTCTTGTGAAAGGATCAATGAATGTCAAGGAAGCTGCAAAGTACTTGACAAAAAGATAGCATCACTCATAAGGGACCTCACCTCACTTCTAGGGTGAGATTCAAATGATTGAAGagtcatctataaaatgtaatCCTTCTCTTGGGAGTGATATAAATTCGTGCTAAAGGGAAGCGGAGTAAAAAGACAGTCGGTGATAAGGCCAGTACTAGGGGAAATAAACTGGAGAAGGACTTTGCAGGAGGGGAAGGACATGCACAGGGGAGAAAACAATGCGCCTTCAGAGATGCAAGGTCCCTCTACCCTGTGCCTTATGCCCTCTTGTatcagaaaataatgagaaatgaaacagactggcatttatttatttctcatttcaggGCTGGCAGACTTGCTCTTATTTTACTTTCTAACATGTATCTATAAAAAATCTATATTTGATGAATCTCTCCTTTTGGAAAATGTCAGGCAGGCCAAccccaaagaatatttttataccAGTACCTTCTGATGCAGTCTTTTTTGTCTGCTGTGAGACTGCATGAGCAGCTGTTTCCGATTTCTGTTCCAACTCAAAGATCTTCGCTAAAAGTCCTTTAACGTAGACCTCTCGCTGCTGATCATACACAAGCCATTGCTGGTTTTTCTCCAGAGCctgaaagtgaaaatgaaagcaaatcaataacaacaacaaagaaacccCAAAATCTTAAAAAGGGAGCCCAAGTGATGCAGTCTTTTCCAGCACATAAAAACTCGAATGGCTCACATGGCATCCCACACAGAGACATGCTAATGCCGCACAGTTTCTGAATTCCTAGTAAGATGGTGAAGTCACGTTGACACAGggttaagttcatttgtctgcTGTCTCCTgtacattatgctgtacaacttGCTTTGTGTCTGTGTCCACATTATTTCCTGTAAACTAGAATGCTTTTATAGCAGAGGTGGAGATGCACCGTCAGACAGATACCCTTTAAGAAAGAGCTATTTCCGCCCAACACAGGGCTCTGCGTGGGAGCCCGCCCCTGGACAGACAGAAGCTCTGCCAGGTTTGCATCCGGGTCTGACGTGACCCTGCCCAGTCCTGctgccctcctcttcctttcacaGATGCCACTTCCCAGTAAACTGCATGGCTAATTCCATCTTGGTGTCTGCCTCCCGGAGAAGCAAACTTAAATACTACCCCTTCTCTTTATCATCAATTTTTATCCTTTACCTCTTTGAGAACTGAAAATTCCCAAACGGGGACCACTCACCTGGGGTGAGTGTATAGGGGCTTCTGAACGCAGTTGttttatacatgttttatatgtatgtgtgtctgtgtgtgtgtattcattcattcattcattcattcattcatttataatttacGTCACAGGAGGAAAATGTTAAGGGTGAAGGGCCACAGAAGGAGGCACACACGGTGATGCTAACACCCCTTTGCAATGGCCAGGCTCACTGGTGCTGAGCCCTCTGCCCTTGCCGCCCACGCTGATGTCTGTCTCCACAGGAATGCCGTGACGTCAGGTTTAGATGTTCATGCTCTCTTTACACAAATAGTCATTGAGACATTTCCCCAGCCTCTGAGGAACACAGAATGAAAAGGGGGCAGTCCCATCCTCTTGGACTGAAGGCAGTGACTCATCGGGTCTTGGCAAACTCTGATTGGGGATTTAGAAATCCTCAGTTGGAGGGTGATTTCCCCATCGAGAAGTGACAGGAGATGCAGGCCAAAAGCCCAAAAGCTTCAGGTTAGTTAATACAATAATCACTTATTAGAGTGAGGCAAAATAGCTACGGCTAATAAATTCCGTTCAACCTCTTCCCCAGTCCCCCAAAGTGCTAAactgttttaattatattaataactGAGAACTTTTTAAAGCTTCTAGACACAACTTCCTAAAACTGAAGCTATGTTCCCTTAGGCTGACATTAAAATCGTCCACAATCTGCTGCTTCCCATCGCTTCGGGTCACAGCCTGGCCCTTCCTCTCCTCACTGCTGCCTCGTCTATACAACTGTGCACACCCTCTGGGCCTTGCTTAAATCCCTTCCTTTGCGCAGAGTGCCCTAGAACCCATTCCTGTGCCACCTGCCCCCTTAAATCCCATCTTTTCATCAAGTTCTAGAGAGTCCAGGCTGGTCTGTCAAGCCCCCTCACCGTAACTGTCCTCATCAAGCTTTCTCTCCTTTGTAAGCCAATAGTGATTTTAAGGTGCACTAGATCTAGCTGGCATCTTATACTCATGACCTTGATTGCTTATGGATGATACTGCTTATCTTAATTAGATCCCGCGCCCTCTGTTTAGATATTTTTCCCCACAGTTTCATGCACGTGTTCACTGTTTCCGTAGCAAGTGGCTGCCTGATAAATGTCTGTGAATGATGCTTACAGCACGGGGTGGGGAAACAATGGCTGCAAGAACAGCAAGCACCCGAGCCAGCCGTGTAGCAACACAACAGAGTTCGTGCATgctcagggaagggaggagagggcaggaaaggatCTAGCAGTTCCTATGTCTGagagtatagcacagggaaccgtattcaatatcttgtaataacctttaatgaaaaagaatatgaaaacgaatacatgtatgtatatgcatgactgggacattatgctgtacaccagagactaacacactgtaactgactatacttcaaaaaagttaattaattaattaatttaaaaaaaagaatctagtaGTTCCTTACATACAATAGAACAATCCATTCAGAGGgattcagaaagaataaaacactttcaAAAATCTCTTACTCATTTAACTAAGTAATGTATGAAAATGTAATCAGAACCCCTTTGTAATGGAACTATAACTACTTCTATAATCTTCCAAATGTATACATGGGTCCTTTGTGTCATAACTCATCCCAAACCTGTTGGAATTTATTATTACTAAAGATTAACGCATGGCAGCCAGAATGTATAACTTCTCATCCTTCAGGGCTGCCAGAAAGAAATGGTACAAACACAAAGTTCTTAACAAAGAAGTTGCATGGTGTAACTCTACTGACGTAGAATAAACATGCTGGAATACATTTTCAAAAGTGTTCAATTCTGTGGTAAGGAACATACTAGAAGTTCTTGGTTGTAGATCAGGACACCTTCTTTCAGGTAGGAATTTCCATCCTTTAAAGATACATGTGTTTGAGCTCCGTGTCCAAAAAGATCTACACATATGGAAACCCTTAAGTCTCGAGAGTTCCTCCAACCGTTGCTAGGCTGCTTCCACAAACATCCTACAAACTCATAAGCAAAGCTTCTAGGTATGGGGCTTAAAGGATTTTTCAGTGTCTGTTCTGTATAGAACTAGGAAATGGATTAGGACAGAGGCAGTCTCTGGAATCAAAGACTTAATCCAGggccctccctccagccactTTTCTCTCTGCACCTTTCACGCAGCTCTAACATTAATTCTCCTTGTGTGGCTTGAGAGTTCATGTATGAAGTGGACATACTGTATAGCCACTCTGTTTTATACACTCAAGTTTAGCTGATAAGAGATATGGCATTGTATGACTCAAAAAGCAAGCTTATatccaaatatttataaatcattgtATTAGATGCTAAAGATACCTAATTTTATACCAAATTTAAAATCTGtacatatttaagaaatgtaaataattaaagtCAACGTTGAATGGTCatgaaaaatttcttcttttaaatgaatCTGTCCATACATCACTGAAGTACAAGAAACAAAACTACATTGGTTTAAGATGTGAGAGACAATATTCTAAAGTGCCACATGATGGCGATGTTACTTCAAAAAAGTAGTAAACACTTCTTTACTCCTGACCTCACTGACACTTTCCATTACTTTCTTCTCTTAATAGAATCAATAATAAATGAACCTGAAAGCGATCAGTAATTGTTGATATTATGAGTATTGCAACCTTAGAGTCCTCCTTGCATTAATTGTCTCTTCCAGCTTTGTGTCATCTACTCATTTGTTAGACACGCATTTACCATTTCCATCCAAGttatcaataaaaatacagaacaagaGTAGGCAAAAGTGAAGCTGTGTGGAATGCTACTGATGCCCTTCCTCCTGCTTTGGCAGGGATCCATTAAATAGTCCTTGGGCAAAAATTCTAACACAGGTTGAAAAGTTAGCCTATattggaggaaggaaaaaatgtgtcAGTTGACAAAACTGGAATACGGATGATAGACTACATAGTATTGTGTccattcaatgtcttgtaatagcctataacaaaaaagaatatgaaaaggatatgcctgtgtgtatatatacatatatatataaatacatatatagagagaactgaatcactatgctgtacaccagaaaagaatacaacattgtaaatcaattatacttcaattaaaaaaaaaagaagtattgtGTCCATGTTAAACTTATTAAAGTTGCCATCTGTACTGTAGTCATGTAAGAGAATATCCTCATTCTTAGGAATACACGTTGAAGTAACTAGGCTTAAAGGGCTGTGGATATACACAACTcattctcaaatggttcagaagaaaatgtgtgtgtgtgtgtgtgtacaggggAGGGGactgaaagagaatgaaatggggtaaaatgttgaaaatggTTCAGTTTGGTAAAGAATACATGGGCTTCTATGAACCATTTTTCattcttacaacttttctgtgaatttgaatttttttcccaaataaaaagttaaaaagtaactATTAATTTATCTTCCCTAAATTCTgttgaaaaatcagatttttaaaattaagagcgAGGAATGCCTATAAAACTGCCTTTTAGCTATTTGGTTTCAAAGTTACTGACACTAGAGAATGTTCACAGCATTAACTCCTtgtagttatttcaaaatatcaaCTGACCTAAATGGTAGCTGAGGAATGATAATAGCTCGGCCTTAAGAAAGGGAAACATAGGTTTTTAGGGCTTATTTTAGTATAACAAATACTGATTCTTAAAAGAGGTGGGCAAACTTCCACAGGAAGTTGTGTGGGAGCTTTGCAGAGGGGTGTAGGTCTAGAATTGCTGAGCTCAAGGGCCAAGTAATACGACATTAAGGACTCCGAAGAGTGAGAGTTCTCTTTCCCTGCTCCTAAATCCTCCAACTACAATTCTGCTGGTCTAAAAGATATGCTGAGATTCCAAAGGGATAACCAGAGCTAAACCACCTCTTGCTCCTCAAATGTTAAGTTAATGATTCTTAAAGGGTGGTCCTCAGATCAATGGCAGTAGCAGCCGCATCTGAAGCTTACTGGAAATGGAGAATCTCAGGTTCTATGCCGTATTaatcatttttacataaaaataacacTAGTACAATTCAAGAAACTTTGCAAGATTCCGTTTAGTAAGTCTTTCCAACTTTCTAGATGTTGGGGATAATATATGACCTACAAAAAACTTATTCTGATAGTTCTTTAAGAATtatgtttcttcattattttagttacctctaaataaattattttgatgagGGGACTCTGGTACCCCACTATACAGACACTCAACAGATTTAA
This genomic interval from Camelus ferus isolate YT-003-E chromosome 11, BCGSAC_Cfer_1.0, whole genome shotgun sequence contains the following:
- the CEP55 gene encoding centrosomal protein of 55 kDa, whose protein sequence is MSSRSPKDLIKSKWGPKPSNSKSETALQKFRGEIAALKTTVDEIASGKGKLTDQERHRLLEKIRVLEAEREKNAYCLTEKDKEIQRLRDQLKAKYSTTTLLEQLEEKTKEGERREQLLKSLSEETDVLKKQLSATTARLAELEGKANTLHLSQTVAASCFNASVSSIHEMETQLKDALEKNQQWLVYDQQREVYVKGLLAKIFELEQKSETAAHAVSQQTKKTASEGCLQEEKQKFYNHLLANAKNDLEVQRQTITQLNFELSEFRRKYEETQKEVQDLNQLLCSQRKADVQYLEDDRHKTEKIQRLKEENDLAREKLEEEKKRSEELLSQVQLLYTSLLKQQEEQTRMALLEQQMQACTLDFENEKLDRQNMQHQLHVILKELQKARNQITQLESLKQLREFGFTEPLVTFQRETEKKVKVASPKSPTATLNESQVGCPKCNIQYPVTEHRDLLVHVEYCSK